The following are encoded in a window of Hydrogenimonas thermophila genomic DNA:
- a CDS encoding type III pantothenate kinase, translated as MLLCDIGNTRMHFYSGNEILHFTHNEGLEHFKNEKVYFISVNQEITNKIKKLSLKWIEVKDENFLKTSYKGLGIDRIAACLGIENGVVIDAGSAITVDVVEDGKHLGGWIWPGIKAQLKCYTNISERLTVSLNSLVDVSKLPQNTTEAVSFGIFAPIACLVKTFAQNRKVVLTGGDAKILSSLFPDAEVDEEIVFKGMKKMIKESGC; from the coding sequence ATGCTTCTATGTGATATTGGAAATACAAGAATGCATTTTTATAGTGGTAATGAAATTCTACACTTTACCCATAATGAAGGTTTAGAACATTTTAAAAATGAAAAAGTATATTTTATAAGTGTTAATCAAGAGATTACCAATAAGATAAAAAAATTATCTTTAAAATGGATAGAAGTTAAAGACGAAAATTTTTTAAAAACTTCATATAAAGGGCTTGGTATTGATCGTATAGCTGCATGTTTAGGCATAGAGAATGGAGTAGTGATCGATGCTGGAAGTGCCATTACTGTTGATGTTGTAGAAGATGGCAAACATCTTGGAGGTTGGATTTGGCCTGGTATTAAAGCTCAGTTGAAATGTTATACAAATATATCAGAGCGATTAACTGTTTCATTGAACAGTTTAGTAGATGTAAGTAAATTGCCTCAAAACACAACTGAAGCTGTAAGCTTTGGCATATTTGCTCCTATTGCATGTTTAGTTAAAACTTTTGCTCAAAATAGAAAAGTTGTTTTAACAGGAGGAGATGCCAAAATTTTATCTTCACTCTTCCCTGATGCTGAAGTTGATGAAGAGATTGTTTTTAAAGGGATGAAAAAAATGATAAAGGAGAGCGGATGCTAA
- the rpsF gene encoding 30S ribosomal protein S6 — MTRHYETLFVVKPTLTEEEIKAQIDNVKSILEKNGAEIAATFDWGMRKLAYEIEKSPRGYYYVIYYTAPSSLIKELERNFRYNEEIIRFLNVKYENKKEINAWQNLVNKAGAASAKKEAAQTAGESA; from the coding sequence ATGACAAGACATTACGAGACACTCTTCGTAGTCAAACCAACATTGACAGAAGAAGAAATTAAAGCTCAAATCGACAACGTTAAGTCGATATTGGAAAAGAATGGTGCTGAAATTGCAGCTACTTTTGACTGGGGAATGCGTAAACTAGCATATGAAATAGAGAAAAGTCCTCGCGGATACTACTATGTAATTTATTATACTGCTCCAAGTTCTCTTATCAAAGAGCTTGAAAGAAACTTCCGCTATAATGAAGAAATTATTCGCTTCTTAAATGTTAAATATGAAAATAAAAAAGAGATTAATGCTTGGCAAAATCTTGTAAACAAAGCAGGTGCAGCAAGTGCTAAAAAAGAGGCTGCTCAAACTGCAGGTGAGTCTGCATAA
- the hisG gene encoding ATP phosphoribosyltransferase, whose amino-acid sequence MLTVALPKGRIAEQTLEIFETIFGDEFKFESRKLILDMGAFRFLLVRNQDVPTYVAHQAADIGVVGLDVIEEQGLDIIRLLDLGIGKCKVAVGIREDDELDWSKPQMKVASKMVNITRNYFSKKAMGVEVIKLYGSIELAPLVGLADAIVDIVETGTTMKENGLKVAETIMESSAHLIANKHSFLAKKSEIMELYTQMEKVVRGS is encoded by the coding sequence ATGCTAACCGTTGCATTGCCAAAAGGGCGAATTGCAGAACAGACACTGGAAATTTTTGAAACAATTTTTGGTGATGAGTTTAAATTTGAGTCAAGGAAATTGATTCTTGATATGGGAGCATTTCGTTTTTTGCTGGTAAGAAATCAGGATGTTCCGACATATGTGGCTCATCAAGCTGCAGATATTGGGGTTGTAGGATTAGATGTTATAGAAGAGCAGGGGCTTGATATCATAAGACTTTTAGACCTTGGAATTGGCAAATGCAAAGTTGCGGTTGGTATTCGAGAAGATGATGAGCTAGATTGGAGCAAGCCACAAATGAAAGTAGCTTCTAAAATGGTTAACATTACTAGAAATTATTTCAGTAAAAAAGCTATGGGTGTTGAAGTAATAAAGCTTTATGGATCAATTGAACTTGCACCTTTAGTTGGTCTTGCTGATGCTATAGTTGACATTGTAGAGACTGGTACAACTATGAAAGAGAATGGTCTAAAAGTTGCTGAAACAATTATGGAGTCTAGTGCACACCTAATAGCAAATAAGCATAGTTTTCTTGCAAAGAAGAGTGAAATTATGGAGCTTTATACCCAAATGGAAAAGGTTGTACGTGGGTCTTGA
- a CDS encoding single-stranded DNA-binding protein, with product MFNKVILIGNLTRDVELRYLPSGQALAKCGIATNRRFKDSSGMQKDETMFIDFTVWGRSAEIANQYLRKGSKVLIEGRLTLEQWTDQNGQKRSKHSITVENLKMLDRRSDSEQGHQGGTGYDQAAPTYNQPQSTYAQPAAQQQYQAPVQQQTPAQQPVQELPTIDIDEDDIPF from the coding sequence ATGTTCAATAAGGTAATCCTGATCGGTAATCTAACACGAGATGTCGAGCTTCGCTATCTGCCAAGTGGACAAGCACTTGCTAAATGCGGCATTGCTACAAATAGACGCTTTAAAGACTCTAGTGGCATGCAAAAAGATGAAACTATGTTTATCGATTTTACTGTCTGGGGTCGTTCAGCTGAAATTGCAAATCAATACCTTAGAAAAGGCAGTAAAGTTCTGATAGAGGGACGATTAACACTTGAGCAGTGGACTGATCAGAATGGGCAAAAAAGAAGTAAACACTCCATTACTGTTGAAAATTTAAAAATGCTTGACAGAAGAAGTGATAGTGAGCAAGGGCACCAAGGTGGTACAGGATATGATCAGGCTGCACCTACATATAATCAACCGCAGTCAACATATGCACAACCTGCTGCTCAACAGCAATATCAAGCCCCTGTGCAACAACAAACACCTGCACAACAACCGGTTCAGGAATTACCAACAATTGACATTGATGAAGATGATATACCATTTTAA
- the gatC gene encoding Asp-tRNA(Asn)/Glu-tRNA(Gln) amidotransferase subunit GatC produces MKFDDAMLQRLEKLSMLKIEDEKREEMINELEKIVGFVEVLGELDTEGLDPSFRTLECGTPMREDIPNENAEIKKIIIENAPKVKDDYFVVPNIIE; encoded by the coding sequence ATGAAATTTGATGATGCAATGCTACAACGACTAGAAAAGCTCTCTATGTTAAAGATAGAAGATGAAAAGAGAGAAGAAATGATAAATGAACTTGAAAAAATTGTAGGTTTTGTAGAAGTTCTGGGTGAACTTGATACAGAGGGGCTTGATCCATCTTTTAGAACACTTGAATGTGGCACTCCTATGCGTGAAGATATTCCTAATGAGAATGCTGAAATTAAAAAAATAATTATAGAGAATGCACCAAAAGTAAAAGATGACTATTTTGTAGTACCGAATATAATTGAGTAA
- a CDS encoding class II 3-deoxy-7-phosphoheptulonate synthase gives MANWNKNSWRNFPIKQQPSYKNPEEVEKITKELESFPPLIFAEEARSLQNKLAKAVKGDAFLLQGGDCAESFNAFNANTIKNLFKVMMQMAVIMTFSSGKPIVKVGRIAGQFAKPRSSDTEAKDGMELPSYRGDIVNDSDFDPNAREPKPEKLIKAYYQSAATLNLLRAFARGGMADLTKVHNWNLDFVKDKALGKRYEEIAQQIEQALKFISACGITPENTPQLRETVLYTSHEALLLNYEEALTRIDSLTGDWYDCSAHMLWIGDRTRDLDGAHIEFFRGIKNPVGVKVGPSMKPDELIVLIDKLNPENIPGRLTLIVRMGADKIADLFPPLLKKVTEEGRAVLWSIDPMHGNTFKTENGFKTREFNNILSEVKQFFQIHHAEGTTPGGIHLEMTGEDVTECTGSQSCNITIDALGNRYHTQCDPRLNANQALEMAFMVSEFFKEIKTN, from the coding sequence ATGGCCAACTGGAATAAAAATAGCTGGAGAAATTTTCCTATTAAACAGCAACCTTCCTATAAAAATCCGGAAGAAGTTGAAAAAATAACAAAAGAGCTTGAAAGCTTTCCACCACTAATTTTTGCAGAAGAGGCAAGAAGTTTGCAAAATAAACTTGCAAAAGCTGTCAAAGGTGATGCTTTCTTGCTACAAGGCGGCGACTGTGCAGAGAGTTTTAATGCATTCAATGCAAATACAATCAAAAATCTATTTAAAGTCATGATGCAGATGGCTGTTATTATGACTTTTTCAAGTGGAAAACCTATAGTAAAGGTAGGTCGTATTGCAGGACAGTTTGCAAAACCAAGAAGCTCAGACACAGAAGCGAAAGATGGAATGGAGTTACCAAGTTATCGTGGTGATATAGTAAATGACTCTGATTTTGATCCAAATGCTCGTGAACCAAAACCAGAGAAGCTGATAAAAGCATACTATCAATCAGCTGCAACACTGAATCTTTTACGTGCATTTGCACGTGGAGGTATGGCAGACCTTACAAAAGTACATAACTGGAACTTAGACTTTGTAAAAGATAAAGCTCTTGGAAAACGTTACGAGGAGATAGCACAGCAAATAGAGCAAGCATTAAAATTTATTTCTGCATGTGGCATTACACCTGAAAACACTCCTCAACTGCGTGAAACAGTTCTATATACATCACATGAAGCTCTTCTTCTAAATTATGAAGAGGCATTGACTCGTATAGATTCACTTACCGGAGATTGGTATGACTGTTCAGCTCATATGCTCTGGATCGGTGATAGAACAAGAGATTTAGACGGTGCTCACATAGAGTTTTTCCGTGGTATTAAAAACCCTGTTGGTGTAAAAGTTGGACCTTCTATGAAACCAGATGAACTTATTGTACTTATAGATAAACTAAATCCTGAAAATATACCTGGCAGGTTAACACTAATTGTACGAATGGGTGCAGATAAAATTGCTGACCTTTTCCCACCTCTACTAAAAAAAGTAACAGAGGAAGGTAGAGCTGTTTTATGGAGTATTGACCCAATGCATGGCAATACATTTAAAACAGAAAATGGTTTTAAAACAAGAGAGTTTAACAACATCTTATCAGAAGTTAAACAATTCTTCCAAATTCACCATGCAGAAGGTACAACCCCAGGTGGTATACATCTAGAGATGACAGGAGAAGATGTCACTGAGTGTACAGGAAGTCAAAGCTGTAATATTACAATAGATGCACTTGGAAATCGATATCACACTCAATGCGATCCTCGTTTAAATGCAAACCAAGCACTTGAAATGGCATTTATGGTTTCAGAATTTTTCAAAGAGATAAAAACTAACTAA
- the rpsR gene encoding 30S ribosomal protein S18, which produces MAERRKYSKRYCKYCEAKVEFIDYKDLNSIKASLSERYKIMPRRLTGNCKKHQEMVEKAIKRARAAALVPYVVDHKRVIPNPFEEIK; this is translated from the coding sequence ATGGCAGAAAGAAGAAAATATTCAAAACGCTACTGCAAATACTGCGAAGCAAAAGTTGAGTTTATTGACTATAAAGATTTAAACAGCATCAAAGCATCTCTATCTGAGAGATATAAAATTATGCCTCGCCGTTTGACAGGAAACTGCAAGAAGCATCAAGAGATGGTTGAAAAAGCTATTAAACGTGCTCGTGCTGCAGCATTAGTACCATATGTTGTAGACCACAAGCGCGTTATTCCTAATCCATTCGAAGAGATTAAGTAA
- a CDS encoding type IV pilus twitching motility protein PilT, whose translation MNKVIDIKKLLKNIVAHKASDLHLVSRSEPQIRIGGKLVSLDLPKLDGEAIEEMCYSIITEKQKKAFEANKELDFAIQLPNVGRFRANYYRTMGDVAAAFRVIPTKIPSIDELGAPQIYKELIKREKGLILVTGPTGSGKSTTLASMLNEINITERKHIITVEDPVEFIHENKQSLFSHRNVGSDTNSFANALKYALREDPDVILIGEMRDKETISAALTAAETGHLVFGTLHTNSAAQTVNRIIDVFSGDEQPQVRAQLSTSLVAVISQALIPKIGGGRVAVPEILITNPAIANLIREDKVHQIYSQMQLGQGVSGMQTQTQVLVKLVKDGIIEKDDALRYSTRPDELIKALQNTI comes from the coding sequence ATGAATAAAGTTATAGATATAAAAAAATTGCTAAAAAATATAGTTGCACATAAAGCAAGTGACCTGCATCTGGTGAGTAGAAGTGAACCACAAATTAGAATTGGTGGTAAACTTGTGTCACTAGACCTTCCTAAGCTGGATGGAGAAGCCATTGAAGAGATGTGCTACTCCATTATTACTGAGAAGCAAAAAAAAGCCTTTGAAGCAAACAAAGAGCTTGATTTTGCTATTCAACTTCCCAATGTAGGACGGTTTCGTGCCAATTATTACCGTACCATGGGTGATGTTGCTGCAGCTTTTAGAGTTATACCTACAAAAATACCTAGTATTGATGAACTAGGTGCTCCACAAATTTACAAAGAGCTTATAAAGCGTGAAAAGGGTTTAATTTTAGTAACAGGTCCTACTGGCAGTGGTAAATCTACAACATTGGCATCTATGTTAAATGAGATTAATATTACAGAGCGTAAACATATTATTACAGTAGAAGACCCTGTTGAGTTTATTCATGAAAATAAGCAGTCACTCTTTTCTCATCGAAATGTAGGCTCTGACACAAACAGTTTTGCCAATGCACTTAAATATGCTTTACGTGAAGATCCTGACGTCATACTAATTGGTGAGATGAGAGATAAAGAGACTATATCTGCAGCATTAACTGCTGCAGAGACAGGTCACTTGGTATTTGGTACACTTCATACAAATTCTGCAGCTCAAACTGTCAATAGAATTATTGATGTTTTCAGTGGAGATGAACAACCTCAAGTCAGAGCTCAACTTTCCACATCATTGGTAGCTGTAATTTCGCAAGCTTTAATTCCAAAAATTGGTGGTGGTCGTGTTGCTGTTCCAGAAATATTGATCACAAACCCAGCAATAGCAAATCTTATTCGTGAAGATAAAGTCCACCAAATATACAGTCAAATGCAATTAGGACAAGGTGTATCTGGTATGCAAACACAAACCCAAGTTCTTGTTAAACTTGTAAAAGATGGCATAATAGAAAAAGATGATGCTTTAAGATATTCAACACGTCCAGATGAATTGATAAAAGCATTACAAAACACTATTTAA
- a CDS encoding class I SAM-dependent methyltransferase, with product MGLELYAKIEPILGFEESIEGLYDFYIELLKSWNPDTLIDIGCGSGAFLKRLSQNMELSRVYGIDLSKTMVERAKLLGLDADAKDLCDVKESFDVATAVFDVLNYLDFETLEQFMGCVYKVLKPGGIFIADINTLFGFEEVAQGSLIREDEKRFVTLDSVFDNGILTTNLTLFEEENSGCYRKSNDTIVQHYHETEKLANLGGLVLVQSYPIEMYADIADKEVLVFKREA from the coding sequence GTGGGTCTTGAGCTTTATGCAAAAATAGAACCTATTTTAGGTTTTGAAGAGAGTATAGAGGGTCTTTATGATTTTTATATAGAGCTTTTGAAAAGCTGGAATCCAGATACTTTGATAGACATAGGATGTGGCAGTGGTGCTTTTTTAAAGCGTCTTTCACAAAATATGGAGTTAAGCAGAGTTTATGGCATAGACTTAAGTAAAACAATGGTAGAACGTGCCAAACTTTTAGGTTTAGATGCTGACGCAAAAGATTTATGTGATGTAAAAGAAAGCTTTGATGTTGCTACTGCTGTATTTGATGTTTTGAACTACCTTGACTTTGAAACTTTAGAGCAGTTTATGGGCTGTGTTTATAAGGTACTAAAACCTGGTGGTATATTTATTGCTGATATAAATACACTATTTGGTTTTGAAGAGGTTGCACAAGGCTCTCTTATAAGGGAAGATGAAAAAAGATTTGTAACATTGGATTCAGTGTTTGATAATGGAATACTCACAACAAATTTGACTCTTTTTGAAGAAGAGAACAGTGGATGCTATAGAAAGTCAAATGACACAATAGTTCAACACTATCATGAAACTGAAAAGTTGGCAAATCTTGGAGGGTTAGTTCTTGTTCAGAGTTATCCTATTGAAATGTATGCAGATATTGCTGACAAAGAGGTGTTAGTTTTTAAGCGAGAAGCATGA
- the holA gene encoding DNA polymerase III subunit delta: MYKREFDQLLNSGTLPKSVMLYGENEYYIESSIKKIIEISGAGDSILKLYYDEYDFQKAKNWLSQSSLFGDVNFLLVKSDKKIPKKELTQLIELAFRNETNYFVYAYTGSEFKTLTSAFAKKMNAEHVRFFQPSLNEAVTIIKEHAQNLNIQIDRYAIEHLLMALNINLSMALNELEKLSILNSPISSKEIDEHIFSLAPMAVNEFLFSLFSKKPLTDIINQISKLGEDEFALLRQIQYFTNQLFLYHIYIKLHGTPNAKEILGYSPPKHVVERYAKLAIKTPMDVFEKVFDTLAEGEIAIKTAGNSSQKETLLFSILIKIKSFLG, from the coding sequence GAACACTACCTAAATCTGTAATGCTTTATGGAGAGAATGAATATTACATAGAAAGTAGTATAAAGAAAATTATTGAAATTAGTGGGGCTGGTGATTCCATTTTAAAACTATATTATGATGAGTATGATTTTCAAAAAGCAAAAAACTGGTTATCTCAAAGCTCACTATTTGGTGATGTAAACTTTCTTTTGGTAAAAAGTGATAAAAAGATTCCTAAAAAAGAGTTGACACAATTGATTGAACTTGCTTTCCGAAATGAGACAAACTACTTTGTATATGCTTATACCGGAAGCGAATTTAAAACCCTAACATCTGCCTTTGCAAAAAAGATGAATGCTGAACATGTACGCTTCTTTCAACCAAGTTTAAACGAAGCAGTAACTATAATTAAAGAACACGCACAAAATTTAAATATTCAGATTGATAGGTACGCCATAGAGCATCTACTTATGGCTTTAAATATCAATCTTTCAATGGCTTTGAATGAACTTGAAAAACTATCTATTTTAAATAGTCCTATAAGCTCAAAAGAGATTGATGAACATATATTTTCCCTTGCTCCAATGGCTGTTAATGAGTTTCTCTTTTCACTATTTTCAAAAAAGCCATTAACAGATATAATTAATCAAATAAGTAAACTTGGCGAAGATGAATTTGCTCTGCTTAGACAAATTCAATATTTTACAAATCAACTTTTTTTATACCATATCTACATAAAGCTACACGGTACACCAAATGCAAAAGAGATCTTAGGATATTCACCTCCAAAGCATGTAGTAGAAAGATATGCAAAATTAGCTATAAAAACTCCTATGGATGTTTTTGAAAAAGTTTTTGATACGCTAGCAGAAGGTGAGATTGCAATAAAAACAGCAGGCAATTCAAGTCAAAAAGAGACACTTTTGTTTTCAATATTAATAAAAATTAAATCTTTTTTAGGATAG